From the Orcinus orca chromosome 7, mOrcOrc1.1, whole genome shotgun sequence genome, the window ctgatgtgtataaaatggatgactaatacgaaaaataaataaaaaataaacattaaaaagaaaaaaaagaaacaatttttgttCATTGATctttaaaagaagttttaaaatttcgtTTGTTTTGAGGCTCCAAACCAAgtaagacattttttaaattactcacTTGCATTCTTTAAAAGTACTAAATTACCtctataatttgtatatttgatattatataaatcactctgaaaatatttatgctcAACTAGCATTTGCAGgacagaaaaagtttttgaaattCTGAAGTGTTCAGTTCTGCTTACAAAATTACTTTATATCCTCTGGTCTGATGGACCAGTGAGTGGCCTAGGAGATCTGAGGCTCAGAATGTCTATCAGTAGAGATGGATCTAATCTCTCCAATGCTCTCACCTTCCCTCTCTCTGCACTGGCTGCTAGAGCAGCTTTGGTGAATCATGATTCGTTGGTGGCCATATGTAAAATCTGACTCCCTTTCAGGCCCTGGGTATTGCTGTTCTCACTGTTGTAAGGAACAGAGGCTAAGCTAGAGGGATGAGATACTTGTGATGTCCACTAGAAGGGAAAAATAACCTCTTAGTCAATAATGAGCTCTTACTCAGCAGCTCCAGGGTGAAGTCCTCAACAAGCACCATCTCACTGGATCCTACTAAAAATTCCATAAGCTGGGTATGcatcattatcttcattttagggGGAAAATGAAGCTCTTGCCTGATGTCCACCCAGCCCTATATCCTCTTCCTCCCTAGAGTCAACAATACTATCATCTGAATCCTTAGCAGGGAGCCTTCATTTGAGTGCACTTTTTTTAGACCCACTGTGATGATTAAATTTGTGTGTCAATTTCACTGTGAGAAGAGATGCCCAGAGTACAGGTCAAACATTAATTCTGGGAGGATCTGTAAGCGCATTCTGGAAAGAGATTAGCATtggaatcagtagactgagtgaaGAGATCAGCCCtcaccaatgtgggtgggcataaTACTATCTTTTGGGGTCCTGAATGTAACAACAAGGGCAAATTGTCTCCCTCTCTATCTTCTTGGCCATGAATATTGGAGCTACTGGCTCTTTAGCCTTGAAATTCCAGGACATACACCAGTGgttccctggttctcaggccttgaGCCTTGACTTGGAGCTACACCATCAGTTCCACTGCTTTTCAGCCTTAAGCTTAGGTCTGAATTATACCACAGAGTTTCCTAGTTCTCTAGCAAACAAACAGTagactgtgggacttctcagcctctgtaaCCTTGTAAGCCTCTTCTCATAATacgtgtgtgtctatatatacagGTGAATACTGAACAACATGTGGTTGAACTGCTCAGGTTCACTTACAcatggatatttttcaatagtaaatatagTTCCACACCGTCTGTacttggttgaatctgaggaacCTGAACGGATGATGATAAGTGCCAACTATGAGTTATATGTAATCAATACATAACAGATACTTTGTTAGATATTTTGAAATACTGATGTCAAACATGCTATCCTTGTCTTCCCTGATATGGAGAAACAGGAGTTGTAATGGGAATAATATCATCTCTTATTGAAGTGAACAACCCCACAAAAGGATACAATTTTTAATGtggaatggaaataataaaatcatgTTAAATGCATGTATTCTTTTAGTATTTTGCTAAAAGGAATTTGGATGTCTGGCCAAAACTACATTAAATCAATAAGGACCTCTACTCACCCATGACAGTCATGGAATGGTGAGGACCAGAGTCTTATTAACAGTGTTGACAACACCTTCCAGAACTGGCACCTTGCTCTTTGCAGTGAAGCCTTTctcagcacatgcaaaggccagGAACTGAAGTGTATAGACCCACTGGTAGAACCGTGAAAAATAGTCATGGCCAGGGTCATAGCCTGAGTCAGCAATGAGAGCCTTGCCAAGAGCTCTTCACTCCAGTGGTTCACTGGACACTGAATATGTTCTCCTTTGTTTGTATTAACcttctgaatagccaaagaagtaAGCAAAGATGTAAGATGCCCCAGACAAAATAAGGAACTTGTAACAATGGTAAGGTTGCTGATCATAGACAACtcagtgccttttattttttcatcaataACTGGAGATTCCTGAGGTACACACTGAGAAAACAGAATAATATACCATGGAGGGCAGCAGTCAGTTTTCACTGTGGATCTCTTTATTTCTGACTATTCCTTTACAGCTAGCCACCCAGGGGTAACTCTAACATGTAGGTCTCAACCCCATACCCGCCTCCAAAAATTTAGGTTCATATTTGGCTGTAAAAGCACATATTCCTGAAAGTCCCATCACCTCCCAGGGCCTGCATTTCCAGTGCAATCCTGCACCCATCCTGGATCACCATTCCTTTACCTATTTACACTGAGCAGGTATCAGAAACCTTGAGTGTGTTTTCCCTTCATAATGTACCTATGTCCTAGATTTCAGTTTCCATGTGCCCAGAAGAAAGCTTTTGATAGAGGCAGCCAACTAGACATGAGTATTACAGCAGTATATAATGGGCACCATGGGATTGCATATGTCATCATCATAGTGAGGACAGGGGCTGAGGCTAAGGCAGATGGTCTTGGGCTGTGATAAGTCTCTCAGAATCTCAAACAGCTCAGCCCCAAGCTGCGCAAGTCTCCCTTTGAGCAGAACACCCTGAGGGCTATCATTATCCTGAGGGACAGGATAAAACTCTTGACTTAAACAGGGCAGCCCAGTGGTATGTAGCAGCATCTTCTCCATGACAGCCATGGAGAGGAGGTTCCCACACAGGCTGAAGGACCTGAGCTGGGAGCAATGGCTCAGGGCAGGCAGGATGGCCTCAAATTGGAAGTCCATGATCCCACACTAATCTAAGTCCAATCCTGGAGCACGGTTGCAACTTTCTCCAGCAGAACTTGGAGAAGCTCAGGACTAAAGTTGGTCAGAGTGACACCACTCAGATCCAGGCCTTTTAGCTAGCTGACTGATGTTTGGGCATAGGGACAGATGGGTCAAATCTGATTCTGTAAGCCTTCAGTTAGTTTTTGAGAGGTTGTCCAAGGTGGCCCTCAGGTGCCTGGAGAGAAACCGAGCAATTAGTTCTTGGAAACTCAGGTGGCAGGTGAGCTCCAGGTGAGAGACAAATGATTTCTACAGGGCCAAGGTTAATCTGACCATCTGATGAGGGTCAATATACTGATTGCCCCGTCTCATTCTAGGCTGAGTCCTGGTGACTGAGTCGCTTCACAATATCTTGAAAATTCTCTTTTCCATCGTCAAGCTGAGTACAACATATTCCACTTCCTTATGAGGATGAACAAAGATAATGGAATGTACTAGAACATGCTAAGAGGAGAGCCTGAGACAGTCTCAATCAAGTGTGGACATCACTAAATTTTGGTATTGGGAGATGAGATAAAAAATGATTTCAACTCAGACTCCTTCAGTCCTTCCTTGGGCTCCAGATGCCTATATCCCTGGCCAGGTGAGGCTCTAGGGAGACATGCATAAAGAACCAATGTGCACAAGGTCCTGCAACATCAATGGGGGTTGCCAGTCTGCATGGGCTCACTTATTTCCCTGCATGATCTACAAACCTTCTATCACTGTTTATTGTCCTTTGGGCTCTGCTCCATTACCACCATCTCCAGAATCATGCTTTTCCCATATATTAATTACCTTATCTGGCACAACAACTATTACACACAGGGAATTTAAGACAGGCTCACTGTGGTCACAAACCTTGTGAGCATAGAGGTTCTCTTCAGAAATGCTCTGGTCTGATGTGGTTTCCCCACTTCAATGTCCTCTTTACTTAcctatttttttaagtcattcgAACATATACACCTCTTCCAAAGGAAGAAATCACAAACCCTCCATTTCTAGATCCAAACATCAGAGTCTATAATCTGTACCTCTCTAGCAGGGTGTCCCTTTCAAGAGCCACTGTACCAGTTTAGCCCCTACCTTGTTTTGTATGGCTGTGGGGTACCACCACTCAGGATAGAGCAGCAAGGGAGGCAGTCCAGGTGACATTCTAGTGTTGTGTTCACAAGTACTTGGCCACTGGTGCACTCTCACCTGAGCATTTGGTCTAGGCAGCCttcaaggagggagggagattccAGATAAAGATCCCAGAGGTGGTGCAGCCTGAGAAACTGAGACATAATTTGGACAAGTTAATGCTGCTCCTGCTCTTCAAAGCCAGACATGTTGATGTGGGAGAGAAGGAGTCTCTGCAAATTACTCATCTGGCCCAAGAAAGGAGCAAACATGGCCAGGGTGGAGAGATGTCAAGTACAGTCCACTTGCACCTCCTGGATACAGTCCAGGTGCACCATATTCAGGACCTTCATAATATTCTCATGGGTATTGAAATGAACTTCAGCTTCTTACAGCACAGGTGTATGGAAACTTTTCTCTGCTCCACCCATCACATGAGGTAGGTGAAGAAGTTAACCAGGGTCCTTTTCTTTGCAAAAGTTTATGAATGCCTTCAAGGGGGCCAAAGGCTGCTTTGTCCTCGAACTGTGCTCAGCCATTGGTGCTATTCCTGAGCTTCAGCATCCATGAGTGTTGGCTCCAGACCACATGCTCCAGAAGTTCTGGCCAGTATCCTGTAAATCCTGCACCTGAAGTTTGCACTTCCTATGGGGAAAAAGGAGATTGGTGGGGATGCGTTAAAATCAACACAGAATGAAGCAACAGCCTCAAAATGTGACAACAGACTGCCCACCTATACTGTAACTTCAGACTCCTGATATCAACTGCTGCCTTGTCTTCTTTCCTCTCCACCTCACTTTCCTCCatctccctttccccacccctcctttcTGATTCTCCACTTCTGGTAACTTTAAGCATCACTGAGAGGAGGTggggcatgattttttttttcaggttcccCTGCATCGTAAGCACTCATAATCTTTGGAAAGCATTTCCCATAGTGAGCCATGTCCTCTGAGCTTCTTCACTGCCATCTTCAGAATCCTCTGATCCATCCTTTTTCCATCCACTTTCCCTCACCACAGCTGTCTCCTCCAGAATGCCAAGGATTTTACCAGGCTATGCGAGTCTGACTAACCTGGGGCAAAGCTTCTGAGCAAAAAGGGCATCAAGTGTTTCCAGTTCTGCTTGTAGGGGCCCCACATGAGGCATGTCTATCAGGCTCCCCAGAGGCAGGTGGACAAAGATATACCAATTATCTGTACacccattccactcctaggtgtatacctgaaaaaaagccaaaacactaattcaaaaagatacatgcaccccagtgttcatagcagcattattattgccaagatatggaagcaacctaagtattcattaacagatgagtggataaagaaagtgtggtatatatatgtatgtgtgtatgtgtgtgtgtgtatatacacacaatgaaatactactcagccaaaaaaatgaaatttgcagcagatacatggatgaacttggaggccattatgctaagagaaataagtcagacagataaagacaaatactgtaagaaatcacttatatgtggaatctataaaat encodes:
- the LOC125965042 gene encoding PRAME family member 12-like, which translates into the protein MPHVGPLQAELETLDALFAQKLCPRKCKLQVQDLQDTGQNFWSMWSGAILPALSHCSQLRSFSLCGNLLSMAVMEKMLLHTTGLPCLSQEFYPVPQDNDSPQGVLLKGRLAQLGAELFEILRDLSQPKTICLSLSPCPHYDDDICNPMVPIIYCCNTHV